The Arthrobacter russicus genome has a segment encoding these proteins:
- a CDS encoding aldehyde dehydrogenase family protein: MNQSNPVSTLFIDGRWVAAQRGGVRMINCPADGQPVGEVSEATREDTEAAITAARRAFDRGAWREVPAGERGNFLLKVAARLRERNEEFARAESLDTGKRMVEGRTDMTDIANCFEYFGKLADQDAGRMVDAGSAIVVSRIVYEPVGVCGLIAPWNYPLLQAAWKMAPALAAGCSFVLKPSELTPHSSMLMMEVFDELGLPPGVANLVLGAGPEAGAPLAEHPDVDLVSFTGGLQTGKRIAAAAAASIKKVALELGGKNPNVIFADADFDAALDNALNAAFLHSGQVCSAGARLLVEEPIAERFVAELVRRAEQIKLGGPFDEAAETGALISAAHREKVADYVQQAVAEGARIRCGGKAPEDPELAAGFYYLPTVLDRVARGSSALRDEAFGPVVTVETFNGEAEALEIANDTCYGLAGAVWSQDAGKSQRVAAGLRHGTIWINDFHPYLPQAEWGGFKQSGIGRELGPSGLAEYREAKHIYHNIAPAVTGWFPEH, translated from the coding sequence GTGAACCAATCGAATCCGGTCAGCACCTTGTTCATCGACGGCCGGTGGGTGGCCGCGCAGCGCGGCGGCGTGCGGATGATCAATTGCCCGGCTGACGGCCAGCCGGTGGGCGAGGTCTCCGAAGCCACCCGCGAAGACACCGAAGCCGCGATCACGGCCGCCCGCAGGGCCTTTGACCGCGGGGCGTGGCGCGAGGTGCCTGCCGGGGAACGGGGCAATTTCCTGCTCAAGGTGGCGGCCCGGTTGCGCGAACGGAACGAAGAATTCGCCCGGGCGGAAAGCCTGGACACCGGCAAGCGCATGGTCGAAGGCCGTACCGATATGACGGACATCGCCAACTGCTTCGAGTATTTCGGCAAGCTCGCCGACCAGGATGCCGGCCGGATGGTCGACGCCGGTTCGGCCATCGTGGTCAGCCGGATCGTCTACGAACCGGTGGGCGTCTGCGGGCTGATCGCGCCCTGGAATTACCCGCTGTTGCAAGCGGCGTGGAAAATGGCGCCGGCGCTCGCCGCCGGATGCAGCTTTGTGCTTAAGCCCAGCGAGCTTACCCCGCATTCGTCGATGCTGATGATGGAGGTCTTCGACGAACTCGGGCTCCCGCCAGGGGTCGCCAACCTGGTGCTCGGCGCCGGGCCGGAGGCAGGTGCGCCGCTCGCGGAACATCCCGACGTCGACCTGGTCTCTTTCACCGGAGGCTTGCAGACCGGCAAGCGGATCGCCGCTGCCGCCGCGGCGTCGATCAAAAAGGTCGCCCTGGAACTCGGCGGCAAGAACCCCAACGTGATTTTCGCCGATGCGGACTTCGACGCCGCGCTGGACAATGCGCTCAATGCCGCGTTCCTGCATTCCGGCCAGGTGTGTTCGGCCGGCGCCCGATTGCTGGTCGAAGAACCGATTGCCGAGCGCTTCGTGGCCGAGCTGGTGCGCCGTGCCGAACAGATCAAACTGGGCGGCCCGTTCGACGAAGCGGCCGAGACCGGGGCGTTGATTTCCGCCGCGCACCGGGAGAAAGTAGCGGACTATGTGCAGCAGGCCGTTGCAGAGGGGGCCAGGATCCGCTGCGGCGGCAAGGCCCCGGAGGACCCGGAGCTGGCTGCTGGCTTCTATTACCTGCCCACGGTTTTGGATCGGGTGGCCCGCGGCTCCTCGGCACTGCGGGATGAGGCCTTCGGCCCGGTAGTCACCGTGGAAACGTTCAACGGCGAGGCGGAGGCCTTGGAGATCGCCAATGACACCTGCTACGGCCTGGCCGGGGCGGTGTGGAGCCAGGACGCCGGGAAATCGCAACGCGTGGCGGCCGGATTGCGGCACGGCACGATTTGGATCAATGACTTCCACCCCTATCTTCCACAGGCCGAATGGGGCGGCTTCAAGCAGTCCGGCATCGGCCGGGAATTGGGTCCGAGCGGCTTGGCCGAATACCGCGAAGCCAAGCACATTTACCACAACATCGCACCCGCGGTCACCGGGTGGTTCCCGGAGCACTGA